Proteins encoded by one window of Xenopus tropicalis strain Nigerian chromosome 6, UCB_Xtro_10.0, whole genome shotgun sequence:
- the LOC105947706 gene encoding zinc finger protein OZF translates to MDLTSDTQSVWAPPICAQAPPIPNMESHLSCSPDPERSEEESAGEETKETTIKAEKDPLSNADDIPGGEPEILRINIKEEEPDPEDVDYMGSTAATCSDHDSTGEPDLIQIKAEEDLELDGYCTSAEVTYNDREPCLTIEGKPISELPDWLRPQSPVLPEADTCPYTLPQVTDPFRRFQDNISAKQCKHGEGLSGPRISGVCAYTRKKSLTTNESTRGCFQPTLLISHKRLCAQKKLFNCTECGKGFPQRSLLLTHQRVHTGEKPFTCKDCGKCFSQKNHLLSHARVHTGEKPFTCTECGKPFSQKSHLLSHKKVHTGEKSFVCAECGKNFAQKSHLLRHERVHTGEKPFTCPDCGKRFCQKMSLLSHHKSHTGDKPFTCMECGERFSLNSTLNKHRKLHVGVKSYTCSECGKSFFQKFNLLSHERIHTGEKPFTCTKCGKSFSRKFNLFSHERVHTGEKPFPCTECGESFSWKNQLLIHQKIHTGEEPYTCSECGESFLMKRSFLKHQKIHVHQ, encoded by the exons ATGGATCTCACTTCTGATACACAGTCAGTGTGGGCCCCTCCTATCTGCGCACAGGCCCCGCCCATTCCCAACATGGAGTCACACTTGTCCT GTTCTCCGGACCCCGAGAGATCAGAAGAGGAATCAGCGGGGGAAGAGACCAAAGAGACCACAATAAAGGCTGAGAAGGATCCGCTCTCTAATGCTG ATGATATtcctgggggggagccggagatACTGAGGATAAATATCAAAGAAGAAGAACCTGATCCTGAAGATGTGGATTATATGGGAAGCACCGCCGCTACGTGTAGTGATCATG ATTCCACTGGGGAACCTGATCTAATACAGATAAAGGCAGAAGAAGATCTGGAGCTTGATGGTTATTGTACTAGTGCAGAGGTGACATACAATGACAGAG AACCCTGCTTGACCATTGAGGGGAAGCCCATCTCTGAGCTGCCGGATTGGCTGAGGCcccagagcccagtgctgccagAAGCCGATACATGCCCCTATACCCTGCCTCAAGTCACGGATCCATTTAGAAGATTTCAAGACAATATTTCTGCAAAACAGTGTAAGCACGGAGAAGGCCTGAGTGGCCCTCGGATCTCTGGGGTCTGTGCCTACACCAGGAAGAAGAGCCTTACTACTAACGAGAGCACAAGGGGCTGTTTCCAACCAACTCTTCTCATTTCACACAAACGACTGTGCGCACAAAAGAAACTATTTAATTGCACGGAGTGCGGGAAGGGTTTCCCTCAGAGAAGCCTCCTCCTGACCCACCAGCGGGtacacacgggggagaaacccttcacATGTAAAGACTGCGGCAAATGCTTCTCTCAGAAGAACCACCTTCTGTCCCACGCGAGGGtacacaccggggagaaacccttcACCTGCACAGAATGCGGGAAGCCCTTTTCCCAGAAGAGCCACCTCCTGTCCCACAAAAAGGTTCACACGGGGGAAAAGTCGTTTGTCTGTGCAGAATGTGGGAAAAACTTTGCTCAGAAGAGCCACCTCCTCAGACACGAACGGGtacacacgggggagaaaccattcacctgcccAGATTGCGGCAAACGCTTCTGCCAGAAGATGAGTCTCCTGTCCCACCACAAATCCCACACGGGGGACAAACCTTTCACGTGCATGGAATGCGGGGAGCGCTTCTCTCTGAACAGCACCCTAAACAAACACCGGAAGCTGCACGTAGGGGTGAAGAGCTATACCTgctcagaatgtgggaaaagtttcttCCAAAAGTTCAACCTCTTGAGCCACGAGAggattcacacgggggagaaaccgttCACCTGCACAAAATGCGGCAAAAGCTTCTCCCGCAAGTTTAATCTGTTCTCCCACGAGAGggtccacacaggggagaaaccgttcCCGTGCACCGAATGCGGGGAGAGCTTCTCTTGGAAGAACCAGCTGTTAATCCACCAGAAGATTCATACAGGGGAGGAACCATATACATGCAGTGAATGTGGGGAAAGTTTCTTGATGAAACGCTCATTTCtcaaacaccaaaaaattcacgtACACCAGTAG
- the LOC100492514 gene encoding myb-related transcription factor, partner of profilin, translating into MWNKSTRPTCAARGAPRRTNMESYIFSSPEIKIRRIEVKLENEELGSKHHAIPIKREMDSGYTDNEPEILQIKVEEEELEMFPTINNEKDGHRGPVIRNQRERVVGTSGRAARFSSGENNALMDKIVQHYDYIIGKGAARTPACRKKAIWGEIRDAVNSVSNFQRSVANCKKRYQDIKRLLKKKLSAARKQIRGSGGVPPQYLGLFPYEEQLHQLLGLELEGGDRDWDIDHPEVGGPSTRSRARIRHNTHPGGTVISPQRVPPGRLSPLGPDTEAFEGDDSSSEDPSMCVPAGFSQVTEPPADIDTASNQSSDAESNRRRLRVVDTADTLSTLAPVLLPKRSSVRSEPAVECSPGTTQRTPESAVAPSHRLNEMQAPPPPELWEETPDSYKGMGALIREVRLLREGQERFLSHHLQLMEQQNQIFRQMVGLVAAWGPAPPAQPQHPHSTSEGDHIFLARRSHYPSPAGEENRNFKQM; encoded by the exons ATGTGGAACAAAAGCACTCGCCCTACCTGCGCAGCCAGAGGAGCACCCCGCAGAACCAACATGGAGTCGTACATATTCT CATCTCCGGAGATTAAAATAAGGAGGATAGAGGTGAAGTTGGAGAATGAGGAGCTGGGGAGTAAGCACCATGCCATCccaataaagagggaaatggattCTG GTTACACAGACAATGAACcagaaatattacagataaaggTAGAAGAGGAGGAACTGGAAATGTTCCCTACAATAAACAATG AGAAGGATGGGCATCGCGGGCCTGTGATTCGGAACCAAAGGGAGAGAGTGGTTGGCACCTCAGGGCGGGCTGCCCGCTTCTCTTCTGGGGAGAACAATGCGCTGATGGACAAGATTGTGCAACATTATGACTACATCATTGGGAAGGGGGCAGCCCGAACCCCCGCCTGCAGGAAGAAGGCAATATGGGGGGAGATTAGAGACGCTGTCAACTCTGTCAGCAATTTCCAGCGCTCGGTCGCCAACTGCAAGAAGCGCTACCAGGACATTAAGCGGCTCCTGAAGAAGAAGCTCTCGGCTGCCAGGAAACAGATCCGGGGATCAGGCGGGGTCCCGCCGCAGTACCTGGGGCTCTTTCCGTATGAAGAACAGCTGCACCAACTGCTGGGTCTAGAGCTGGAAGGAGGAGACAGGGATTGGGACATCGATCACCCTG AAGTGGGGGGACCCTCAACGCGCTCTCGTGCAAGAATTCGCCACAACACCCACCCAGGAGGAACGGTGATATCTCCTCAGCGTGTGCCCCCGGGCAGACTGTCCCCCCTGGGGCCAGACACAGAGGCCTTTGAAGGAGATGACTCTTCCTCTGAGGATCCCT CCATGTGTGTTCCTGCCGGATTTTCCCAAGTCACGGAGCCGCCGGCTGATATAGATACGGCCTCCAACCAATCAA GTGATGCCGAGTCGAACAGAAGAAGGTTACGAGTGGTAGACACAGCGGATACACTATCAACGTTAGCGCCTGTACTCCTCCCCAAGCGCTCGTCTGTGCGGTCAGAACCGGCGGTGGAATGTTCGCCTGGAACTACACAGAGGACGCCAGAAAGTGCAGTGGCCCCGAGCCATAGGTTGAATGAAATGCAAGCTCCTCCCCCGCCTGAGCTATGGGAGGAGACTCCGGATTCATACAAAGGCATGGGCGCTCTCATCCGAGAGGTGCGACTGTTGAGGGAAGGGCAGGAACGCTTCTTATCTCATCACCTGCAGCTCATGGAGCAACAAAATCAGATCTTCAGGCAAATGGTGGGTCTTGTTGCTGCGTGGGGTCCGGCCCCCCCTGCGCAGCCTCAGCACCCCCATTCTACATCAGAGGGGGATCATATATTTCTAGCAAGGAGATCACATTATCCTTCTCCGGCTGGGGAAGAAAACAGGAATTTTAAGCAAATGTAG